The proteins below are encoded in one region of Aquisphaera giovannonii:
- a CDS encoding methyltransferase domain-containing protein: MLPLTSLLPDLRCRRREPELMDQPGLPAAEHARALEGLRRINAISRTASILWRQIEGLASSRPSAAGPLRVLDVATGGGSLPLALEKKARAAGLDARFDGCDISETAVGLAASRAAGRGSSCRYFARDALAGPLPGDYNVLTCSLFLHHLDEADAVALLRRMDDAALDLVLVDDLIRSRLGYGLAVAGCRLLSRSPIVHADGPASVAAAFTAAEALGLAERAAGGPVRLTRHWPRRFLLSWRPRTR, from the coding sequence ATGCTTCCCTTGACGTCACTTCTGCCCGACCTGCGATGTCGTCGCCGAGAGCCCGAGCTGATGGACCAGCCGGGCCTGCCCGCGGCCGAGCACGCCCGGGCGCTGGAGGGCCTGAGGCGGATCAACGCGATCAGCCGCACGGCCTCCATCCTCTGGCGGCAGATCGAGGGCCTGGCGTCGTCCAGGCCCTCGGCCGCCGGGCCGCTCCGGGTCCTCGACGTGGCGACGGGCGGCGGATCCCTGCCGCTCGCCCTGGAGAAGAAGGCGCGGGCCGCCGGCCTGGACGCCCGGTTCGACGGCTGCGACATCAGCGAGACGGCCGTCGGGCTGGCCGCGTCCCGCGCGGCCGGGCGGGGATCGTCGTGCCGTTATTTCGCCCGGGATGCCCTCGCCGGCCCGCTGCCGGGGGACTACAACGTCCTGACCTGCTCGCTCTTCCTGCATCACCTCGACGAGGCGGATGCGGTCGCGCTGCTCCGCCGGATGGACGATGCGGCCCTGGACCTCGTGCTGGTGGATGACCTCATCCGGAGCCGGCTCGGCTACGGATTGGCCGTCGCCGGATGCCGGCTCCTCTCCCGTTCCCCGATCGTCCACGCCGACGGCCCGGCCTCCGTGGCCGCGGCCTTCACGGCCGCCGAGGCGCTGGGCCTGGCGGAGCGGGC
- a CDS encoding family 16 glycoside hydrolase: protein MPQCPLESWLALTIGIASLAGMTAVRGDEPAAASEAPAARWKQHDIHRPRPQVVEPGGPAPATPAPPPGDAVVLFDGKALDAWQTPEGKPAGWKVSDGHFEVTPGSGAIRTKAAFGDVQLHVEWASPSPPRGVGQDRGNSGIFLMGQFEIQVIDSYKADTYADGMAGAIYGQYSPLANATRPPGEWQAYDIAFRRPRFDPSGKLQSPPRITVFLNGVLVQNNEEPWGPTSWLEPGLYDPSQTRGPIELQDHGHPVRFRNVWLREIPERSSPPAELAGPPKGIRLAPEALDGFTGSYFAESNPHEVTATITRDGDRLLLKLPFKPVPIPLVPVSETVLALPRTDAEITFRKDDRGRVESGIFRVGDGQRRLIRQ from the coding sequence ATGCCGCAATGCCCGCTCGAATCCTGGCTCGCCCTCACCATCGGGATCGCCTCCCTCGCCGGTATGACCGCCGTCCGCGGCGATGAGCCGGCCGCCGCATCGGAGGCGCCGGCCGCCCGATGGAAGCAGCACGACATCCACCGGCCTAGGCCCCAGGTCGTCGAGCCGGGCGGCCCCGCGCCGGCCACTCCCGCCCCGCCGCCCGGCGATGCCGTGGTCCTCTTCGACGGCAAGGCCCTGGACGCGTGGCAGACCCCCGAGGGCAAGCCCGCCGGTTGGAAGGTGAGCGATGGCCACTTCGAGGTGACCCCGGGCTCGGGGGCGATCCGCACGAAGGCGGCCTTCGGCGACGTCCAGCTCCACGTGGAATGGGCCTCGCCCAGCCCGCCGCGCGGCGTCGGTCAGGACCGGGGGAACAGCGGCATCTTCCTGATGGGGCAATTCGAGATCCAGGTCATCGACTCCTACAAGGCGGACACCTACGCGGACGGGATGGCCGGGGCCATCTACGGGCAGTATTCCCCGCTGGCCAACGCGACCCGGCCCCCCGGCGAGTGGCAGGCCTACGACATCGCCTTCCGCCGCCCGCGGTTCGACCCGTCCGGGAAGCTCCAGAGCCCGCCCCGCATCACGGTCTTCCTCAACGGCGTCCTCGTCCAGAACAACGAGGAGCCATGGGGGCCGACGAGCTGGCTGGAGCCGGGGCTCTATGACCCGAGCCAGACTCGCGGGCCCATCGAGCTCCAGGACCACGGGCATCCCGTGCGGTTCCGGAACGTCTGGCTGCGCGAGATCCCGGAGCGTTCCAGCCCGCCGGCCGAGCTCGCCGGGCCGCCCAAGGGCATCCGGCTGGCGCCGGAGGCCCTCGACGGCTTCACCGGCTCCTACTTCGCCGAGTCGAACCCCCACGAGGTGACGGCGACGATCACCCGGGACGGCGATCGCCTGCTCCTGAAGCTTCCCTTCAAGCCCGTCCCGATCCCGCTGGTCCCGGTGTCCGAGACCGTCCTCGCCCTGCCCCGCACCGACGCCGAGATCACGTTCCGGAAGGACGACCGCGGGCGGGTGGAGAGCGGGATCTTCCGCGTCGGCGACGGCCAGCGGCGACTGATCCGGCAATAA